CACTCGGTCGAACCGAGCAGGCCGTACTCCTCGCCGTCCCAGGACGCCAGGAGGATCGTCCGCCGCGGCTTCCATCCGCCCTTCAGGGCGGCGGCCAGGCCGCGGGCCGTCTCGAGAAACGATGCGGTCCCCGAGTTGGGGTCGACGGCGCCGTACGTCCAGGCGTCGCGGTGGTTGCCGAGGACGACGAGCCTGTCGGGCTCGGCGGTTCCCGGGACAGTGGCGACCACGTCGTACAGGGGCCTTATGGCGTAGTCCATCTCGACCGACATCTCGACCTCGGCGGGACCGGGTCCGAGGTGGTAGGCGAACGGCAGGCCGCCCTGCCAGTCGTCCGGCACACGGTCGCCGGCCAGCGCCTTCAGGATCTTCGACGCCTCGCCGTACGACAGCGGCAGCGACGGGATCTTCGGGATGCCGTTCATCTGCTCGCGCCCGACCCGCTTCGCCCCCTTGGTCGAGGCGTAGCCGGGCGTCGATGGATCGCCGGGACCGGACGACAGGAACTGCACCGAGCCTCGCTGGATGGCGGACGGCGGGCGCATCGGACCGTCCGGATAGACGTCCCCCTTCATGTAGCCGTCGTCGGCCGGGTCGCTGTAAATGATGACCCCCTTCGCGCCGCGCAGCTGCGCCTCCTTCACCTTGAGACCACGGAACACCTTCCCGTAACGGACCAGGGCGATCCGCCCCTCGACCGACAGGCCGAGCGACTCGAGCCGCTCGAAGTCCTCGTGCGTCCCGTAGTTGACGTACACCACCTGACCGGCGGCCTTGCCCGCTGCGCCGTATCCGTGGAATGCCGGGTAGGCGTCCTCGCTGTAGGAGTCCTTGTCGCGCGGGTTCCCCTCTTCACGGAGCGACAGGGAGGCCGGCTCCGGTTTCAGGAGCTTGAGGCTGACGGCCGTCGGGAGGTTGAGCCAGATTTCGTACGGCACGAGCTCGGTCTTGAGTCCGAACTCGACGAGACGGTCACGCACGTACTCGGCGACTTTCTTCCCCTGCGGCGTTCCCGCCACGTGCGGTTCTTCGGTGAGGGCGTGCAGCCAGGCGCGCTCGCGCTCGGGCGTCGGCGTGGCCAGCATCTCCCTCTCGGCACGGCGCTCCGCCGCGACGCTTCCGGCGAGAAAGCCGAGCCGCGGCCGGGGCGCGTCGGTCTCGGCGGGCGCGCCGCCGGCGGCCGCGGGGGCTGGTGCCGCGGCCAGGAAGAGCGCGGCCAGCAACAGCGCGCCGCGCGCGGTGAGTCCACGGATCTGCGCAGGTGGCATCGTCCCGTTTCTCCGAATGAGTTGTGGTGGAGCTTCGAACGCCCGGGAGCGTAACACGAAACGGCGGCCGGAGGATGGAATAGGGGAACGAGGGACCGTCCCGGTGCGTCCAGGACCATCGCCCGCATCTTCCCGGCCTCCGTCGCCGTCACAGCCGGATCGGGCCGTTCACTCGAGGGTCTTCTCGTACACGTGCTGCGATTTGCCGATGACGTAGCCCCTGCCCTCGTAGAATGGCCGGGCTTCGAGGCGCTTGACGTTGGAGCGCACGCGCATCGTCGCGTAGCCGCGACTCTTCGCCCAGGTCTCGGCCGCCGCCACGAGCGCCCGGCCGGCTCCCTGGCGACGCGCGCATCGGTCGACCACCAGGCCGGCGAGCTCGGCGTACGGGTCCGACTCCAGGAAGATCCTCGCGATGACGTGCGTCCACCCGACGATCCGGCCGTCCTCGTCTTCCGCGACGAAAACGGCCGACCCCGGATCGCCCGATACCGAATCGAAGCGCCTGCGAATCTGCGCCTCGGTCGAAGGGTAGCCCAGCTGTCCGGCGAGATCGGCGACCACCCGGGTGTCCCGTTCCGTCATGGGCCGCACGCGCACGCTCATCGAGGCGCCTGCGATGTCAGGGGGAGCATGCCGGCGATCCTATCGCAAGTACCCTCGGCCGTGGTCGGCCCGACCCCCAAGACGGGAAAACGCGCACGCCGGTCATCACACCGGCGTGCGCGTCCTGCCCGAGGGCCAGACGATCGTCGGGGGCGTGGCGGAGGAACGCGCCGAGATCGTCCTGGTCACCGGGCCATGCGCTTAGAACCGGACGCCGACGCCCACGACCGCCTCGGTGTCGTTGGCCAGAACGACCTTCATCTGGCCGTAAGGACGGACGTCACCCTTTCGCCCGCCGACACCCAGCACCAGGTTCACGCCGGTATCGGTCGTGTCGGACTGGCCGGGGGTGTTCCGGTCCCTGAAGATCAGGGTCGGCCCGGCGCCTGCCCAGACGGTATACGGCTGCCCGCTGGGGAAGTCGTAGTGGAAGTCGAAGCTGAGCGCCGTCAAGTCGGAGGAGCCGGAGTCGGCGAACGCATGTTCGAGGTTCGGATTGCCGAACCAGCGCTGACCGGTCCCGACTGTGAACAGAGCCTCGGCGCCGAGAAACGGCTTGTCGTTCTCGGCGTAAGCGCCGCCCCTCACGCCGAAATCGGTCTTCGCCTGTCCCGGGGTGATCGACAGGGCCCCGGAGAGAACGCACGCGCTCGCGAACAACAGAACTCGCACGGCAGAGTACTTGCGGATCGTCATCATCTGGACCTCCTTTCCGTCAAATCAACCGCGGACCTGGAGCTGGTTCACGACGTGCTTGACGCCCTCGGTGTCGTGGGCGACGCGGGCGGCGAGCTGCCGCTCGGCTTGTGAGTCGACTTCACCCGCCAGGGTCACAGTCCCCCGGTCGGTGTGGACGGTGATGTGCGACGCCTTCACGCCGCGCTCGAAGGCGAGCGACAGCTTGATGGAGGCGCTGGTGGAGGCGTCACGGACGGCCTCGCTGAAGCTCTTGTCGGCTTCCGTCGGCCCGTCTCCGCCGCCCTGCGCGATCGTCAGCTGGTTGTCGACGCTCTTGACGCCGTCGGCGTTCTTGGCGATCTCGCCGGCGAGATCGCGGTGAACGTCGCTCGGCACGGTTCCGTGCAGGGTGACGACGCCGTCGCGGGTATCGACGTTGATGCGGAACGGATTGAGGTGGCCGTTGAACAGGTACGTGGTCTTGATGCGCATCGTGATCGAAGCGTCGTGCAGCGAATCACCGGCGGTGCGCTCCACTTCGGCCTTCGAGTGCGCCTGTGAGCATCCGAGAGAAAGGATCGCAAGAAGCGCCGGCATCGTGAGCGTTCGAACGAGAAGTCGATGCATCATGGTCTCCTTTCCAGCGACACGTAACGAGCAAAGCCGGTGCCACCGGCGTGCATCGCGCTGATTCGGCGTCGCAAGTCACCGGGGCTCAGTGACCTGGAGACATGCGCGGCGCCGTTGTTTGCGTCCCGCGAGAGGGGCAAAGTGTCCTCCCCAGGGGACCTTCGGGAGACCGGGACCCGGGCGGGCGGGTGTTTACCGACCCCAGCGCCACACGAGGCCCGCGTTAGCCGCGATGCCGTCGAACTTGGCGTTCCTGTCGAAGGACGCCAGGCTGACGTGGGTCTCCATCTTCCTCCAGAGCGCCTCCACAAAGAACCGGGAGGCCGCGGAGCCGAGCTCGATGCCCGCCTGGCCGTAGATTCCGTTCTTGTCGTCAATCGAGCCCTGATCGGAATCCAGGAAGTATCGGGTGACTCCCGCCCCGACGTAGGGCGTGAACGGGAAGGAAGGAAGAAAGTTGACGCGCAGGCCGGCGTCCACAGGCTTCGCCTTGACGTCGACCGCCTGGCCGTTCACGTCGGTGGTGAAACTCGAATAGTAGGTCCCGTGGAAGTCGAGCTCGAGGAACTTCACGAAGGAGAACCCGATCCGTCCCCCTCCGCCCGCGCTGTTGTCGGCCTGGTCTGAATTCCAGTAGGAGCCGTAAACACCGAGACTGCCCGCCAGAGCCGGAGCGCACAGAAACGCCGTCGCGGCGATCGCCGTCATTATCATCTTCCATTTCATGGGCACCTCCCTCAACGAGACAGTGCCCCACCCAGACCGGCTGAAAATGCGGTCCCACGCTATCGCAGGATCGGGACGACGGCAAATGCGCGGCGGGCGGGAGGTTGCGTCAGCGGGCCCGATATCTATATTGACTCCGGTATCCGGGGAGACTCGCGTGTCGGCCTACTTTTACATTATCGTGATCTTCATCCTGGTGGACGCGCTCAAAGTCTACCTGGAAATCTGGAACCGCCCGGTCCGGCGCGATTTCACCACGGATCTCTCCAAGGTCACGGCGCTCATCCCGACGCACAACGGCCAGGCGGTCATCCGCGAGACGGTGGAGGACCTGATCCGCGCCGGGTTCGCGCGTGATCGGATCCTGGTCGTGGACGACGGCTCGACCGACGACACGCCGAAGATCCTCGAGCAGCTGAAGGTCCGCACCTATCGCATCCCCAACATGGGGAAGGTCTCGGCGATCAACTTCGGCATCCACCGGGTGCAGACGCCGCTCGTGCTGCTGCTCGACGACGACACGCGCATCGGGGACGCGCGGATTCCGACCTCGCTGCTCGACCACTACGACGCCGCGGCGTTCAACGTCGTGCCCGATCGGCGCAGCCGGTACGGACCGAAGGGCTCGGGACTGATCTCGTGCCTGCAGCGCTACGAGTACTGCAAGTCCATGGAGATCGGCCGCCGCTTCCAGGACGGGACGGCGAGCATCTCCTGCGTCTCGGGGGCGATCGGCCTGTTCAAGAAGGAGCGTCTGCAGGCGTTCCACCACAAGCACACCGGCGTCTTCCAGGGAGAGGACCTGCAGCGGACGATCATCGAGCTCCTGAACGAAGGGGACGTCGTGTTCGTGGACGAGCTGGTGTGGACCGTGGTGCCCGACCGGATCGGAGCCCTCGCGCGCCAGCGGATCCTGAACTGGTACCCGGCCCACTACCACGTCTTCGCCTCCTACCTGAGGCTCCTGACCGGGCGGAACTCGCGGTGGCGGCTGCGCTACGAGATGGCCTACAACGTGTTCGTGGTCCTCACGGACCCGTTCCGCTTCTGGTCGCTCGTCATGATCCTCTACAGGCGGCGCTGGGACGAAATCGCCTTGATCTACGGCCTGTATCTTCTGCTCGAGCTCTACCCGTTCCTCACCATCCAGCGCAAGGTGAACAGCGGGTACAAGTACCTGGTCCTCGTCCTCTATCCGATTTTCGGCCTGGGCAACGCCGCGCTGCGCGCCCTGGCGTGGTTCGTCTGGGCCTACAAGCGATTCGTGACCGGCGAGATGCGCCGGAAAACGGAGAAGGATCGGAAATGGAGCGCCACATCCAACTGACGAGACGGGTCCGCGTCCTGCCGTGGCGGACCACCCTCCTCGCCGCGCTCGCGTGCGGCGCAGCGATTGGCTCGGCCCGCGCGGCCACACCTCCGACGAGGGAGGACTCCCGCGCCAAGCCCGCCCCGCCGGCGGCCGCCGCCCCGCTGGGGAAGATGATCGTGCAGTGGGACCACATCATCGATTCGAACGACAACACCTTCGAGGACTTCTGGGGATACCTGTCCTACAGGCAGATGCACGTTCAGGCCTGGTACGGCGATTTCACGAAGGGGGGGGAGATCGGCGGGTTCCTGCGCGATCACCGGCGCTCGACCTGGTCCGGCTTCTACCGCTACCGCAAGGACTTCGATCAGGTCGTGGAAATCGACACCGAGCAGATTCTCAAGAAGGGTTTCGTGCTGGCCGCCCTGCTGCGAGGCATCCACGTGATCCCCGACAACGCCCCCGACGCTCAGAACCAGCTGCAGTACGGCAGCGGGTTCGACTACTACTGGGGGGACTACGACTTCCTGTCGTTCCGCACCATCAGCGACCCGCGACAGGGGGGGCGCTGGTCGTTCATCGCCTCGACGCGGCTGCATCGTGGCGAGACGATCTACGTGCAGCCCGGCCTGGTCAAGCACACCGACGGCTCGACCGGCTGGTTCGTGCAGGGGAAGGTCAAGCTGTTCCGCTGGAGCGCCGGCAAGTACAACCAGTTCGACTGGACCGAGGTCGACAGGACGATCTACAGCGCCGGCCTCGAGTGGACCTACTGAGTCCTCATCGACCAGCCTGGTACTTGAAGGACACCTTCACCTTGGCCCTGTAGGCCTTGATCTTCCCGTTGTCGATTTGCAGGTCGAGCGTCGTCACCTCCGCGATCCGCAGATCGCGCAGGCTCTTGGAGGCCATGCTGACAGCGGCCATCGCCGCCTTCTCCCACGATTCCGTGCTGGTCCCCACGAGCTCGATGATCTTGTAGACGCTCTCGGCCATCGGATCCTCCTTGTCATGAAGTCGAACGGGTCCGTTCCGCCAGGTAATCCTGCCACATCATCCTCGCCGCCACCGATCGGTAGGGGCGCCAGGCGTCGGCGAGGCGCGCGACGCGCTCCGGCGACGCGCGGCCGCGCAGCCGCTTCACGCTGCGCACCGCGTGCACCAGCGCGATGTCCCCCGCCGGCCAGATGTCCGGGCGACGCAGCGCCATCAAAAGATAGATATCGGCCGTCCAGGGCCCCACGCCCTTGAGTCGCGTCAGCGTAAGGGCGACGTCCGCGTCGTCCATGCGCGCGACGGTCTTCAGATTGAGACTCCCGCCGCTCACCGCCTCGGCGACATGAAGGCAGTACGCCGCCTTCTGCCGGGTCACGCCGAGCAAGCGCAGGCGGGCGGTCCCCATCTCGACGAATCGCTCGGGCGTGAACGGCACCACGCCCCGCGCGAGCCGCCGGAAGATCGCCCGGGCCGAGGCCAGCGAGACCTGCTGCTCCAGGATGATCCGCACGAGCGTCGCGAAGCCCGGACGCCGCCCCCACAGCGGAGGCGGACCATGGGTCTTCAAGATACGCCGGAGATCCCGATCCCGTCCGGCCAGATGGCGCGCCGCCTCCGGAAGGTCGCGCCTGGTCAGCGTCGCGGGTCGCGGGGCGCGCAGGACGTTCATGCCGAACGACGTGACACCGAGTCCGCGTCCGGCGTACAGGAACTGCGCCTGGTAGCCGTCGAGCTCCTCGAGCCGCTTGAAGGTGACGTCGGCCATGGTTCCTCCTCGTGACCGCATTCTACCCGGATCGACTGCCGGGTCGACCCTCGCGTCCCGCAAGGGTGAGCGCGACTCCTCCGAGGATCAGGATCGCCGCCGCAGCCAACCGCGGCGACACGCTCTCTCCCAGGACCATCACGCCCCCTGCCGCGGCCAGCGCCGGCACCGACAGCTGCACCGTGGCGGCGCGGGACGCGCTCAATCCCTTCAAAGCGGCGTACCAGAGGACGTAGCCGAGACCGGAGGCGACGACCCCCGAGGCCAGGGCCAGGAGGATGCCACCCGGGCTCGCATGCAGATGACGGGCGGAGAGCAGGCTGACCGTCAGGGCGAAGGGGATCGAGCGGATGAAGTTGCCGGTCGTCTCGGGCAGCGGACCGGCGGGGCCGCGGCCCCGCAGAGAATAGATCCCCCAGGAGATCCCGCCGACAGTCATGAGCATGGCGCCGCCCGGGGAAGGGGCCCGCAGCCCCGGAAGCACCAGGATCACCAGGCCCGCCACCGCAAGCGCGAGGCCGACCCAGTGGCGGGGGCGCGGACGTTCCCCCGACCCGATCGCGGCCAGGAGCATGGTCGCCTGGACCGACCCGAACAGGATGAGCGCCCCCGTCCCGGCCCCCAGGCTCGTGTAGGCGAACGAGAACGGGATGGCGTAGAGGAAGAGCAGGGCGGCCGATCCCCAGTTTCCACCGACCCGGAGCGGCCGGCCGCGCATCCCCAGGGACAGCAGGACCAAGGCGACCGCCCCCGACGCCAGGCGAATGGTCGAGAAGCTCGCCGCGTCGATCTCCGCGCGGCCGAGGGCCAGCCGGCAGAGCACCGAGTTCGCCGCGAAGGCGACGAGCGCCGACGCCGTGCAGAGGACCGTGGTGCCGGAGGGACCCCCGCCCCGCGCCGACGTCACCGGCCTCGCGTCACTTGAGAAGAGAGGCGAGCGCCGTCTCGGCCTCGGTGTGCAGCGTCGGGGGGGCGCCGTAATACGTCGCGACGGCGTGCCCCTCGCCGTCGAACAGCAGGAGCGTCGGCACGGCGCTCACGTCGCCGAACGCGCGCACGACCTCGGGTGTGCCGATCGCGAACACGAACGGCAGCTTGAGCTCGGACACGAGCTTGCGCACGTCCGGCTCCTCGGACTGCACGGAGATCGCCACGACCGCGAGGCGGTCCCCATGGAGCTTCTTGAGATCTCCGAGCCACGCGAGAGTGCCGCGGCAGGGAGGACACCAGGTGGCCCAGAGCTCGACCGCCACCGGCCGTCCCGCCAGTGTGGACCGGTCCACGGATCTGCCGTCGAGGTCGGTGATTGTCACGGCCGGCCATTCGGCGATCGCGGCCGCGGGCGCGGGGGCCGCCGCGGCGTGGGCAGCGTCCTTGTCCCCTTCCAGGACCAGCCGGATCATGCGCGACAGATCGGCCCGGAAGCGTTCGTGGGCCGCAGCGCTCTTGAGCGGCGCGTACCGACCCCCCACCTCGGCCGCCCCCTTGCCGTAGAAGCCGAAATCGTCGGGTGTGGCCGCCAGGACGTCGTCGACGAAGATCGCCGGGTAGCGCGTGACCCCGAAGCGCTTCGCCAGCTTCGAGTCTCCGTAGTTCTCCGACACGAACCGCACCTTCCCCCCGAATTCCTGAACCACGCTCTGCGCCAGCAGACCTGCCGGGTCGGAGATGTTTCAGGTGTACGGCCAGCGGACGAGCGTGACCGTGGCGCGCGGTGCTGCCTTCGGCGCCTCCGGGATCGCCGGCTCGAGCGCCGCGAAGTAGCGCGGCAGCACGTCCGCGACGATCGCCGCGGCGATCGCGGGATCGCCCGCCGGCGCCGGGTCCGACAGGTTGGCCTGGGCCGACTCGAGGAAGATCCTGCCCAGGCTGTGATCGGTGCCGCCCTCGGACAGACGGGCGTCGAGCTCGCGGAGTCGCGCGGCGATCGTCCCGGTGTCGAGGGCCGGCTGCGCCTGGCGCAGCGGTGCGAATCGCAGGGCGGCCTCCAGGTAGCGCAGCAGGGCGCCGTGTCGCAGTCCCGCGGCGTCCAGCTCTCGTGCCTCGTTCAGGGTGGAGTTGGCGACGATGAACTCGCGGTGCCTGTCGATCGACACCGGCGGCCTGTAGACGGCGAGGAGATCGCGCTGCAGGGCGTCGATCTCCCCCTGCAGCGCGCGCAGCCTCGGCGCCGCGCCGGCCGTCGGCGCGGCGAGGGAGCGGCAGAAGGCCGCGAACTCCTTCTGCGCCTGCGCCGACGCCAGGTAGAAGAAACCGAAGTCCGGCATGGTGTTGCGCCCGTACTCGAGACTCGACTCGTAGAA
The window above is part of the Candidatus Dormiibacterota bacterium genome. Proteins encoded here:
- a CDS encoding M28 family metallopeptidase; translated protein: MPPAQIRGLTARGALLLAALFLAAAPAPAAAGGAPAETDAPRPRLGFLAGSVAAERRAEREMLATPTPERERAWLHALTEEPHVAGTPQGKKVAEYVRDRLVEFGLKTELVPYEIWLNLPTAVSLKLLKPEPASLSLREEGNPRDKDSYSEDAYPAFHGYGAAGKAAGQVVYVNYGTHEDFERLESLGLSVEGRIALVRYGKVFRGLKVKEAQLRGAKGVIIYSDPADDGYMKGDVYPDGPMRPPSAIQRGSVQFLSSGPGDPSTPGYASTKGAKRVGREQMNGIPKIPSLPLSYGEASKILKALAGDRVPDDWQGGLPFAYHLGPGPAEVEMSVEMDYAIRPLYDVVATVPGTAEPDRLVVLGNHRDAWTYGAVDPNSGTASFLETARGLAAALKGGWKPRRTILLASWDGEEYGLLGSTEWVEDRVQALQQNAVAYINLDSSVTGGDLEVSGIPSLRDLIVEAAGDLDDPRRGGSVVEAWRSRRQREWAKSEPACGPDAAVFDLQLEPLGSGSDYTAFADHVGIASADFSFEGPYGVYHSIYDDLFWMEHFGDPEFLYHTVASRLYGLLAMRLGSAEVAPLRYGAYGRALSRDLELLRRETVRERRIWEAARSGPGTVEPGSQAAVEARKKPALQPDFSPLAKAVDRLTTAANELDALLDRLQHETFAPPDSAALARLNDAIVQIERAFLDKNGLPGRPWFQHTLYAPGLTTGYSAWPFPAVVQATRDRDAEALQLALRIVVERIDAATQKIGVARDLASGAGGK
- a CDS encoding GNAT family N-acetyltransferase is translated as MTERDTRVVADLAGQLGYPSTEAQIRRRFDSVSGDPGSAVFVAEDEDGRIVGWTHVIARIFLESDPYAELAGLVVDRCARRQGAGRALVAAAETWAKSRGYATMRVRSNVKRLEARPFYEGRGYVIGKSQHVYEKTLE
- a CDS encoding BON domain-containing protein produces the protein MHRLLVRTLTMPALLAILSLGCSQAHSKAEVERTAGDSLHDASITMRIKTTYLFNGHLNPFRINVDTRDGVVTLHGTVPSDVHRDLAGEIAKNADGVKSVDNQLTIAQGGGDGPTEADKSFSEAVRDASTSASIKLSLAFERGVKASHITVHTDRGTVTLAGEVDSQAERQLAARVAHDTEGVKHVVNQLQVRG
- a CDS encoding outer membrane beta-barrel protein; this encodes MKWKMIMTAIAATAFLCAPALAGSLGVYGSYWNSDQADNSAGGGGRIGFSFVKFLELDFHGTYYSSFTTDVNGQAVDVKAKPVDAGLRVNFLPSFPFTPYVGAGVTRYFLDSDQGSIDDKNGIYGQAGIELGSAASRFFVEALWRKMETHVSLASFDRNAKFDGIAANAGLVWRWGR
- a CDS encoding glycosyltransferase family 2 protein; this translates as MSAYFYIIVIFILVDALKVYLEIWNRPVRRDFTTDLSKVTALIPTHNGQAVIRETVEDLIRAGFARDRILVVDDGSTDDTPKILEQLKVRTYRIPNMGKVSAINFGIHRVQTPLVLLLDDDTRIGDARIPTSLLDHYDAAAFNVVPDRRSRYGPKGSGLISCLQRYEYCKSMEIGRRFQDGTASISCVSGAIGLFKKERLQAFHHKHTGVFQGEDLQRTIIELLNEGDVVFVDELVWTVVPDRIGALARQRILNWYPAHYHVFASYLRLLTGRNSRWRLRYEMAYNVFVVLTDPFRFWSLVMILYRRRWDEIALIYGLYLLLELYPFLTIQRKVNSGYKYLVLVLYPIFGLGNAALRALAWFVWAYKRFVTGEMRRKTEKDRKWSATSN
- a CDS encoding dodecin family protein, with product MAESVYKIIELVGTSTESWEKAAMAAVSMASKSLRDLRIAEVTTLDLQIDNGKIKAYRAKVKVSFKYQAGR
- a CDS encoding DNA-3-methyladenine glycosylase 2 family protein; protein product: MADVTFKRLEELDGYQAQFLYAGRGLGVTSFGMNVLRAPRPATLTRRDLPEAARHLAGRDRDLRRILKTHGPPPLWGRRPGFATLVRIILEQQVSLASARAIFRRLARGVVPFTPERFVEMGTARLRLLGVTRQKAAYCLHVAEAVSGGSLNLKTVARMDDADVALTLTRLKGVGPWTADIYLLMALRRPDIWPAGDIALVHAVRSVKRLRGRASPERVARLADAWRPYRSVAARMMWQDYLAERTRSTS
- a CDS encoding DMT family transporter, encoding MTSARGGGPSGTTVLCTASALVAFAANSVLCRLALGRAEIDAASFSTIRLASGAVALVLLSLGMRGRPLRVGGNWGSAALLFLYAIPFSFAYTSLGAGTGALILFGSVQATMLLAAIGSGERPRPRHWVGLALAVAGLVILVLPGLRAPSPGGAMLMTVGGISWGIYSLRGRGPAGPLPETTGNFIRSIPFALTVSLLSARHLHASPGGILLALASGVVASGLGYVLWYAALKGLSASRAATVQLSVPALAAAGGVMVLGESVSPRLAAAAILILGGVALTLAGREGRPGSRSG
- a CDS encoding TlpA disulfide reductase family protein, with the protein product MVQEFGGKVRFVSENYGDSKLAKRFGVTRYPAIFVDDVLAATPDDFGFYGKGAAEVGGRYAPLKSAAAHERFRADLSRMIRLVLEGDKDAAHAAAAPAPAAAIAEWPAVTITDLDGRSVDRSTLAGRPVAVELWATWCPPCRGTLAWLGDLKKLHGDRLAVVAISVQSEEPDVRKLVSELKLPFVFAIGTPEVVRAFGDVSAVPTLLLFDGEGHAVATYYGAPPTLHTEAETALASLLK